Below is a window of Mucilaginibacter ginkgonis DNA.
AGAGAATGCAACTTCAACAGGTTTTGTTTTGTCTTTAATAGTTACGTTAAAAATGCCGGTATAGTTGCCGCCGCCTTTACTTTTAAACGAAACGGATTTCATGGTGATCTTTGGATATTTAGCTACATCGAAATAATCCTCGCTTTTAAGATGGTTATCGCGCATTGTATTGTCAGAATTAATACTGGTAGCGTCTATACTGGCCTCTATGCTGCTAGTGCTTAAATGCTTTTCATCGAAATTGATATCGGCTTTTAACCCGCTGAAATTTCCATGGGTGTTAATTCCCATATTTTTGATCTCATAGGTGACAGTCGATTTAGTTACTGTTTGTTTAACTTGAGCTAAAGATGCTGCGGCAATGAATATGATCGCAATAAAAAAGTATTTTTTCATGTTGTAGGATTGGCTTCAAACTTAATAAATAATTGACGGAAGTATTGTTACTTTAGTTTAATGGTGCTGAAACATTTATTGCCCAGCAGGTCGGCTATCGCGCATTTACGTTTTGTGTTTTCGCTTTTTTTAATGCCGGTATTCTGTTTCGCGCTTAGCCAGGTTCCGCAGTTTGATGCGTTTAAAGCCATTCTCATTTTCTTTATCTGGCACGCGCTGGCATTCCCTGCAAGCAATGGTTACAACAGTTATTTTGACCGCGATGAACAAAGTATAGGTCTGTTAGAAAAGCCGCCCAAAGTAGATATCAGCCTATATTATTTTTCCATCTTTATTGAAGTACTGGCTTTTGGATTAAGTTTTCTGGTTAGTGTTGAGTTTGCTTTCGCCGTATTATTCTATGGCATCACGTCGAAGTTATATAGCCACCCGGCAACCAGGTTAAAGAAATATCCCATTGTGAGTTTTCTTACGGTATTTATTTTTCAGGGGTGCTTCATTTAT
It encodes the following:
- a CDS encoding YceI family protein, with the protein product MKKYFFIAIIFIAAASLAQVKQTVTKSTVTYEIKNMGINTHGNFSGLKADINFDEKHLSTSSIEASIDATSINSDNTMRDNHLKSEDYFDVAKYPKITMKSVSFKSKGGGNYTGIFNVTIKDKTKPVEVAFSYTDGSKTGVFKGSFTLNRKDFGVGGSSMMLANEAKVDITAETSK